The Candidatus Thermoplasmatota archaeon genome includes a region encoding these proteins:
- a CDS encoding PqqD family protein codes for MINKARKAVDIMNSIPIKQAVSWSLENGRVVIVVKKHFTKLEKFLQKYLKGPEYVKVPLDTLGSAIWLLCDGEHTIKDICDEMSKSYKEAIEPAVPRITKFLAMLLRRNFIRLEK; via the coding sequence ATGATAAATAAAGCTAGGAAAGCTGTTGATATTATGAACTCTATACCTATAAAGCAGGCTGTGAGTTGGAGTTTAGAAAATGGTAGAGTTGTAATAGTTGTAAAGAAGCATTTTACTAAGCTAGAAAAATTTCTGCAGAAATATCTTAAAGGGCCTGAGTATGTGAAAGTGCCCTTAGATACTCTAGGCTCTGCCATATGGCTTCTCTGCGACGGTGAGCATACAATCAAAGACATTTGCGATGAAATGAGTAAAAGCTATAAAGAGGCAATAGAGCCTGCTGTACCAAGAATAACTAAATTTCTAGCAATGCTCTTGCGTAGGAATTTTATAAGATTGGAAAAATGA
- a CDS encoding recombinase family protein, producing the protein MPTQYNDEAKSGADINSRPEFQRLMKDAEHHKFDAVVVSKLDRFGRSVRDLVESLDKLKNLNIGFISARDNIDTTTPNGRPLFHILSAFAEFGREIIKERMQAGKEKAKCECKLVHRPKKELNLEQLKELYCKNKLTIRGCAKFFGVHPSTISARLRETGVGIRKL; encoded by the coding sequence TTGCCTACTCAATATAATGATGAGGCGAAGAGCGGCGCAGATATTAACTCAAGACCTGAATTTCAGAGGCTTATGAAAGATGCGGAGCATCATAAGTTTGATGCTGTTGTTGTAAGCAAGCTCGACAGGTTTGGCAGAAGTGTACGCGACCTTGTAGAATCTCTTGATAAGCTCAAAAATCTTAACATTGGGTTCATCAGTGCAAGAGATAATATTGACACAACGACTCCGAACGGCAGGCCGCTCTTTCATATACTTAGTGCGTTTGCAGAGTTCGGGCGAGAGATAATTAAAGAGCGCATGCAAGCAGGCAAGGAAAAGGCGAAGTGCGAATGCAAACTTGTTCACAGGCCGAAAAAAGAGCTGAACCTAGAACAGTTGAAAGAGCTCTACTGCAAAAACAAACTCACTATCAGGGGTTGTGCTAAATTTTTCGGTGTGCATCCAAGTACGATTTCTGCAAGGCTCAGGGAGACGGGCGTGGGGATAAGGAAACTGTAA
- a CDS encoding DNA-3-methyladenine glycosylase, producing the protein MKILQKEFYDRDAKVVAKEILGKLLIRKLKNNKLIGKIVETEGYYGAKDPASRARKSKILDELWKTARPSTIFVYMVHGNCLLNIMMRRRAAQILTQDLNFRGL; encoded by the coding sequence ATGAAGATTTTACAAAAAGAATTTTACGATAGAGATGCTAAGGTTGTTGCTAAAGAAATTCTAGGTAAATTGCTGATTAGAAAGCTTAAAAATAATAAACTTATTGGAAAAATTGTAGAGACTGAGGGTTATTATGGCGCTAAAGATCCTGCTTCTAGAGCTAGAAAAAGTAAAATTCTAGACGAATTGTGGAAAACTGCAAGACCTTCAACTATATTTGTTTATATGGTACATGGCAATTGCCTACTCAATATAATGATGAGGCGAAGAGCGGCGCAGATATTAACTCAAGACCTGAATTTCAGAGGCTTATGA